GATCTCGCCAACTGGAAGCTTCCCAACAGGAAGGTTGGAAGCTACGGCGGGGGGATGGATCTCGCCTCCGGCGCCAAAAAAGTCATCATCATGATGAAACACACGACCCCGCAAGGAGAAGCGAAGATTGTGACCGAATGTACATACCCGCTCACCGCCCGGCGGTGCGTATCGATGGTTGTGACCGATGTGGCGGTCATCGAAATTACGGAAAAAGGATTGCTCCTTCGGGAAACGGCCCCGGGATGGACAATAGAAGATGTCCAGGAGATTACCGGCCCGCGTCTCATTACAGATGCGGCTATTGAATGGGCTGCCTAAGGGATGAAACGGCGGTAAATTCTTTTTCCGGATGGAGAAATTCCCGATGTCGATGAAGGGACATACGACGATTACTCTATCAGTTTGTTCTTCACTGCATACAGGATAATCTCGGCGTTGCTTTTCATCTTCATCTTTTCCAAAATGTGGGAGCGGTAGGTGCTGATGGTTTTGACGCTCAGATGCAGAATCTCGGCGATTTCCGAAACGGTCTTTCCGGATGCGATAAGCTGCATGACGTGATGTTCGCGATCGGATAGGGTTTCGTGGGGCAACTTCGTTATGTCCGTGTCCAGATAGTTGGCCAGCTTTTCGCCAAGGGACGCGGTGATGTAGCGTGCGCCTTCGGAAATCTTCCGAATGGCGGAAATCAATTCATGGGGTGCGCTTTCCTTTGTCAGATAGCCGGCCGCTCCCGCCCGCAATGCCCGGATGGCATATTGCTCTTCGGGGTAGATGCTGAGAATAAGCACGGGGAGTTTTGGACAGTAGGCTTTCAACTCCCGGAGGACTTCCAGGCCGTTCTTTCCGGGCATTGAAATATCCAGCAGTACAACATCGTATTGTTTCTTTTTAATACATGCGAGGACTTCCTGCCCGTTTCCCACTTCATCCTCAACAACGAGATCGGGCGTCTCTGAAAGAACCTGCTTGAAACCTGCGCGGACAATGGGGTGATCGTCGGCAATAAGAATCTTGATCTTTTTCCCTGTCATGATGTTTCTCCTGTCTTTGGCAAGGGGATGCTGATCGTTATGGTGGTGCCCCGTCCGCTTTTCCCGACAATGGCCTCCTTTCCTCCCCAGTGATAGACCCGTTCTTTTATTCCCAGCAAACCAAATGAATTTGGTTTTTCCATCTGATGATGTGTGATGCCCTTGCCGTTATCCTTGACAACAAGCTCGAGACGGTCGTTGGTTGTCTTCAGGCGGACGGTTACTTTCGTAGCCTCGGCGTGACGCTGCACGTTCGTCAAGGTTTCTTGAAAAATGCGAAATACCGTCGTCGTCAAATCCGGATCGATTTCTATATCTTCCGGACTGAAGGATACTTTACAGTCGATGCCGGTGCGTCTGGAAAACTCCTCAGCTTGCCAGGCGATGGCCGCTGTCAGGCCGAGATGATCGAGCATGCCCGGACGCAACCCCATATAAATCTGCTTGACGGTCTTCATTGTCAGATCAACGAGGGAGGAGAGGCTATGAACTCTGTCCGACAGCACCGTCTGCTCGGCCGGGAGCTTGTTTTTCAGCAGGATGATGTCCGTATTCATCGCCGTCAGAAGCTGCCCCAACTCATCGTGCAACTCACGTGCGATGCGGGTTCTTTCTTTTTCCCGGATAGATTGAAGGTGCGCCGATAATTTTCGCAGCTGCTGCCTTGACAGCTCAAGTTCTTGTACCGCACGTTTCCGGTCCGTAATATCCTCATATGTAATAACCACTCGTTTTTCTTTTAATTTTTTGCCGATTCGCGCAGCGTTGATCATGCACTCTATTTTCGTACCGTCTTTCCGTACACAGGGGAACTCCATGCTGGCAACAGGCTTCTTTTCGAGAACGGAATAGAGTTTACCGGCGATCCTTTCATAGTCCTTTTCCGTTCGGTACAAAAGCCGGGTGTTTTTGCCGATCAGTTCATCGGATATCCAGCCGAATACAGACGTGACCCCCTGATTGACAAAAATAATCCTCCTGTCCTGCAACCCGATGACGGCGTGAGGTATCGCTTCCAGGATGGATGCCTCTAATGCCTCCATCTCGGCGATTTCACTGCGCGCCTTTATTAATTCTTCAATATACATGGATTATTTTGGTTTTATCGACGAGCGATTGTTAGTGATAAGAACTTCCTTTTTTGGGAGAGATGTATGGTCATGTCAATCACATTGTTGCAATTGGTTTTTTGGATGTTGCCTCTTTAGTTTTTATATATCCTATCCGTCACACCGAACATAATCCGGCCGGCGCTCGCCTCATTCGTAAAGAAGTTGTTCATCGGTCCGGACGATATGGTTCCGGATAGAAAGGACGCGATCGTTGTCAGGGCGCCTGAAGATTGAGGGATCGTCCTCTTTCGGATGTTCATCAACGATCGGAACGAAACTGCCAAGCTTCAGGAGTATCAGTGAGGTATTACCTGAACGCTGCTCAAATAGTGGCGGAAAATATGTGAATGTCTGAGAAAAGCGGTTTCCCGCTACCAACGACCCTGATGGAAACAGACGGTTATGACGTATGCAACAGCCTGTTTTTCTATTTTCCCGCCCTCTTCAGTAGCCAGAAAACCACCTAAATCCGGTAATTATCGTTACCAACTTTTCGCGCTCTCTTCTTCTGGTCTTGCCGAGAATTTGTGCCATAAATAGATTAGCATACCTTCATAAGGCCGCCGCCGCCCCTTCTTCTCCTCCCTCTCTCGATTTCCATCGACGGGGCGGCCCCGCCCGCTTGGATGCGAGACGAAACATCCACGATCTGGAATATCACAACCCCGTTCGATAGTGCGCCCCTGAAAAGAGGCATTTAGAGCGGCTTGAACGGGGTTCCCTTCAGTACCGACGACGAAGACATGTCGTTATTTTGATAACACATTTCAGGCCGTGTGTCAATATACGAATGATCCCGACGAAAAGAGAGAGTCATCGCCGTTTTTTCCCGGGACATACCGAGTCGAGGGTGCTTCCCCACTGTTCTCCCGCCACAGGCCCGAACGCCGTCGTCGTGTGTCCCCGGTCTACACCCGGCCGATCGCCCGACAGGTGTTTCCTCACCCCCCTTACCCCCCCCCATCCCCCTTCCCAGCTCCCCCGGACGTCTTCACCGATGCCCGAAAGAGTTATGGCAAAATGAACAGAAACGGTCTACAATAGCGGACGACGGACAGCGCTTTTCACGTTTGGTTTTATGGAGGAATATCATGGATATGACCCTGCATGCGGAGTTCACCGCCCGATGGAAGAAGTACTTCAACAAAGCGGAGCTCCCGATGATCTTCTTCTATACCGACGACATCAAAGATATCAAAAAGGCCAAGACCTCTTCGGGACATCGATGCCTCATCTCCGACCTCGCCAATGTCAGGAAGGGCACGCCCCTGGCGTTCGATGAGGAATCCGTCGTCTGCTACGGAGCAAAGCGCTATCTCGGCTTCTCCCGCACGATCATGCCCAACTTCGAATATTTTCTGTCCTGCGGCATTCCCGGAGAGATGGAGGGGGAGCGATACAAAAAATCGCCGGAGATCGTCAGGGAGATAATGGAGAATTCCCGGGAGTTCACCGCCCCGGCGAAGTACATCGTCTTTAAACGGTGGGACGCCGTTGACGATGATGACAATCCTTCGGTGGTGGTATTTTTCGCGGTCCCCGATGTGCTCTCGGGGCTGTTTACGCTGACCGGCTTCGACGAGGTGGACAACAACAGGGTGTTTACCCCCTTCGCGGCGGGCTGCGGCTCCATCGTGTCCTTTCCATACCTGGAGACGGAGTCGGAGAGCCCCCGGGCGGTCATCGGCATGTTCGATGTTTCGGCCCGGCCCTCGGTTCCGAAAGATACCCTTTCGTTCGCGGTGCCCATGAAGAAATTTGAGACCATGATAGCGAACATGGACGAGAGCTTTCTGATCACCGACTCGTGGCGGAAGGTACAAAGGAGGATCGATCGGTAGTAGATACCGAAGGCGATTGTCCACCGAACGTCCGTGTGCTACAATAATCGGAATAAACGAACCCGTCGGGGAAGGATGACAGAGATAATCCCCGAAGGATTCACCCTCTCAACACCCCGATCAGGAGCATTTGCCGTGAAAAAGGCCGTGTTCTGCCTTATCGTCGCCGCCGTCCTTCTCCCGGCGGTCGTCCACGCCCAGGAACATCACCCGGTCAACGTCGTCGTGTCCCCGTGGATCGGCTACGGACCGCTGTATATCGCCGAAGAAAAGGGCTTTTTCGACGACGTCGATGTGGAGATATCCATCATCGCCGATACCGACACCCGCATCGCCCGGCTCATGGGGCGATACGCCCAGATCGTCGCCGCTCCGGCGGGTGCCATGGTCAGAAAGAGCAGAAAGGAGCTCGATTTCCGGGCGTTCATGGTCATCGACGAATCCAACGGCGGCGACGGCATCGTCGCGGTGCCCGGGTGCGGGTCCATCAGAAACCTCGAGGGGAAGAAGGTGGCGATGGAGCTTTTTTCTCCCAGCGAGTTCTGGCTGGACATGCTCCTCGAGGAGCGGGACCTGGAAAAGTTGAAAGACGAGATGGAGTTCGTCAATCTGGAGGGCCTCGACGCGCTTGACGCCATGCGGCGGGGAGACGTC
This portion of the Candidatus Zymogenaceae bacterium genome encodes:
- a CDS encoding response regulator transcription factor, producing MTGKKIKILIADDHPIVRAGFKQVLSETPDLVVEDEVGNGQEVLACIKKKQYDVVLLDISMPGKNGLEVLRELKAYCPKLPVLILSIYPEEQYAIRALRAGAAGYLTKESAPHELISAIRKISEGARYITASLGEKLANYLDTDITKLPHETLSDREHHVMQLIASGKTVSEIAEILHLSVKTISTYRSHILEKMKMKSNAEIILYAVKNKLIE
- a CDS encoding DUF169 domain-containing protein — encoded protein: MDMTLHAEFTARWKKYFNKAELPMIFFYTDDIKDIKKAKTSSGHRCLISDLANVRKGTPLAFDEESVVCYGAKRYLGFSRTIMPNFEYFLSCGIPGEMEGERYKKSPEIVREIMENSREFTAPAKYIVFKRWDAVDDDDNPSVVVFFAVPDVLSGLFTLTGFDEVDNNRVFTPFAAGCGSIVSFPYLETESESPRAVIGMFDVSARPSVPKDTLSFAVPMKKFETMIANMDESFLITDSWRKVQRRIDR
- a CDS encoding PAS domain S-box protein yields the protein MYIEELIKARSEIAEMEALEASILEAIPHAVIGLQDRRIIFVNQGVTSVFGWISDELIGKNTRLLYRTEKDYERIAGKLYSVLEKKPVASMEFPCVRKDGTKIECMINAARIGKKLKEKRVVITYEDITDRKRAVQELELSRQQLRKLSAHLQSIREKERTRIARELHDELGQLLTAMNTDIILLKNKLPAEQTVLSDRVHSLSSLVDLTMKTVKQIYMGLRPGMLDHLGLTAAIAWQAEEFSRRTGIDCKVSFSPEDIEIDPDLTTTVFRIFQETLTNVQRHAEATKVTVRLKTTNDRLELVVKDNGKGITHHQMEKPNSFGLLGIKERVYHWGGKEAIVGKSGRGTTITISIPLPKTGETS
- a CDS encoding ABC transporter substrate-binding protein encodes the protein MKKAVFCLIVAAVLLPAVVHAQEHHPVNVVVSPWIGYGPLYIAEEKGFFDDVDVEISIIADTDTRIARLMGRYAQIVAAPAGAMVRKSRKELDFRAFMVIDESNGGDGIVAVPGCGSIRNLEGKKVAMELFSPSEFWLDMLLEERDLEKLKDEMEFVNLEGLDALDAMRRGDVTALVGREPFLSGARRELNAEILATSNETPGMVVDVLFTQADTIERRGDDLAAVVRGVYRAVRWMEDNPTASKTIIKKYLGEHYKVRADFDNTFNAVSFYGRDDNIRYFGTEDDPGAFEDTLDDVIDYWKDRGELSWNPDPEDFMNFSLITAPES